CTTAATCTTCTAGTTCTGCGCACATGAAACCGGCTTTCTGGAGGCGGTCAATCACTACAGATGGCGTCACGGCCTGGGCCTCCACCCTCAGAATGTGGTCGCAGTCCTGAAGGTCAAAGTTCCAACGATCAGCGCGGGAGCGCAGCAGTTGGTTCAGCAGCGGCGCCACCTGTTTCACGCCGCTGCTCGTCTGAACCGATGTCTTGATTACGAGCACGGTCCGCATGGTCTTATCTCTCCCAGAAGTTGGGTGGCTCCACGCCTAGCGCGCGCAAATACACATACCCCTGGCCGCGGTGATGGATCTCATTGTCAATGTAATATAGCACACTGGAAATGACCGTGCCTTCATACTGCCCAAACGCCATGATCTTCTCTTGGAATTTCTCGTCGGGTATGAGAGCCCAATACTGATCAATGGCAGCAGTGGCTTCGTCCCAGAGAGCCAGAATCTTGTCTTTGGTGGTGGCCTGGCTTAGGTCTTCCTTGAGTTCCTCAGACGTGCCGGTGGCAATTTCCTTTACGCCCGGCGCGGCAATGGCCAGCAGTTCATACACCATCTTGCTAAAGGGCCGCATGCCGCCAATAGAGAACTCAAACAGCTCTTTCTCTGGGAACGCGTCAATGACTCTGCGCGTGAGCCCGCGGTGCGCCTGCCAGTGTTTCAGCAAGTCTTGGG
This region of Rufibacter sp. LB8 genomic DNA includes:
- a CDS encoding DinB family protein translates to METMIPNPTTAPVISSQDLLKHWQAHRGLTRRVIDAFPEKELFEFSIGGMRPFSKMVYELLAIAAPGVKEIATGTSEELKEDLSQATTKDKILALWDEATAAIDQYWALIPDEKFQEKIMAFGQYEGTVISSVLYYIDNEIHHRGQGYVYLRALGVEPPNFWER